The Leptospira venezuelensis genome contains a region encoding:
- a CDS encoding TetR/AcrR family transcriptional regulator, translated as MKLETSGSRRQDNKTKNRNAILNAARRVFATIGFEACSTREIIRESGLAQGTFYNYYKDKESVMQDIADELAEGIRKGIREARAKAETPLAFLSDAYFAVFHVMMQDRIHLDLLTRNRDIIRGYLFQGGSMTYILEELDSDLERMVGQGGFPAHPIRITSVMMVAAGFEAMVLLAKEDGYNLRKLSDYLGLLFQGGIHNVSKVIQEDKELIGS; from the coding sequence ATGAAATTAGAAACTTCCGGGTCCAGAAGACAGGACAATAAAACAAAAAACAGGAACGCGATATTAAACGCAGCTCGCAGAGTTTTCGCTACGATTGGATTCGAGGCATGTTCCACCCGAGAAATTATTCGAGAAAGCGGTCTGGCACAGGGTACATTCTATAATTATTATAAAGATAAAGAATCCGTAATGCAAGATATCGCAGACGAATTGGCAGAAGGTATTCGAAAAGGAATTAGAGAGGCCAGGGCAAAAGCAGAAACCCCTTTAGCTTTTTTGAGCGACGCTTATTTTGCGGTCTTCCATGTGATGATGCAAGATAGAATCCATTTGGATTTATTAACTAGGAATAGAGATATTATTCGCGGTTACCTTTTCCAAGGAGGTTCCATGACTTACATCTTAGAAGAATTGGATAGTGACTTAGAAAGAATGGTAGGGCAAGGCGGGTTTCCCGCACATCCAATCCGAATCACCTCGGTCATGATGGTGGCCGCAGGTTTCGAAGCAATGGTTTTACTTGCAAAAGAAGACGGTTATAATCTTAGAAAATTATCCGATTATTTAGGTCTCCTTTTCCAAGGAGGGATTCATAATGTTTCCAAGGTAATCCAAGAAGACAAGGAATTGATCGGGAGTTAA